CCGGTACGTCCAGCACCGTTCACACTTTTGTCCCGGGGCCCGGTGCACCACGACGGATAGTTCCGGCCCGTCCGGAGGTGCCGGCTTGAGCTCTAGCGCGGAGACAATGAGGATGGTGCACAGATCCTTCTCATAGCTTTGCAGGAATGGTAGCAAAGCAGGACTGGCCTGGATCTCCACCTTAGCTTCCACGGCATTCCCGATCAACTTGCGCTTCCTCGCTTCCTCTAACGCCCTGAGTCCCTCGTCACGGATTCGGAGAAGCCGCTCCCATCGCTCCGCGAGTACCTCGTCCACGTATGCCTCGTCCACCTTGGGAAACTCGGTGAGGTGCACGCTCTCCGGCTCATCGCCGCGCCGGGGGATATAGCCCCAGACCTCCTCGGCGGCGAAGGAGAGAACCGGCGCCATGAGCCGGGTGAGGCTCTGCAGGATGAGGTACATGGCGGTTTGAGCTGCCCGCCGTTCGGGGGACGCCGCGTGAAAGGTGTACACTCGATCTTTGAGCACGTCGAAATAAAAGGCGGACAGATCCACAGCGCAGAAGTTGTGGATGGCGTGAAAGAGGATGTGAAATTCGTACCTGTCATAGGCCCGGAGCAGTCGCCCGGTGAGATTTTGGAGCCGGTGCAGGATGAACCGGTCGATCTCGAGGAGCGCCTCCCGGGGCACCAGGTGCGCCCTGGGATCAAAGTCGTAGAGGTTGCCGAGGAGATAACGGCAGGTGTTTCGGATCCGGCGATAGCCCTCGACGAGACGGGTGAGAATTTCGGAGGAGAGCCGGACGTCATCACGGTAATCCTCCGCCGCTACCCACAGACGGAGGATTTCGGCCCCGTGGGCGGCCATGACCTCTTGTGGGGCAATGACGTTCCCCAGCGACTTGGACATCTTCCGGCCCTCTCCGTCTACGACAAAGCCGTGAGTCAAGACCTCCTCATAGGGCGCCCGATCCCTCGTCCCCACCGCGGCCAGGAGGGAACTATGGAACCAGCCCCGGTGCTGATCACTCCCCTCGAGATACATCTTTGCCGGCCATCGTAGGTCCCGCCGCTTCTCCAGCACCGCTGCATGGCTCACACCCGAGTCAAACCAGACATCGAGGATGTCGTCCTCTTTCGTAAACTCCGTGCCACCGCACTTGCAGCGCGTGTCCGGAGGCAGTAATTCTCCCGCACTCCTCAGGAACCAAACGTCGGAACCCTCGCGTTCCATGATGTCTGCCACGTGCTCCATGAGGTCCTGTTTAGCAAGGGTATGGTGACACGCCTGGCAGTAGAAGGCGGCAATAGGCACCCCCCAGGCCCGCTGCCGGGAAATGCACCAGTCCGGCCGGGTCTGGATCATGTTGTAGATTCGTTCCTCTCCCCAGGGGGGAATCCATTTCACCTTCCGGACCCACTCCAGCCCCCGTTGGCGGAGGTTATTCTCTTCCATCGAGATAAACCACTGCTCGGTGGCGCGGAAGATAGTGGGGTTTTTGCACCGCCAGCAGTGGGGATAGGAATGATCAACGATCCCTTCAGCCACCAGGTTTCCGCGGCGGCGGAGCTCGGCGATGATCTTGGGGTTGGCCTCCCAGACATTCATCCCGCCAAAGAGAGGAAGGTCCCCAATAAATCGTCCCTCATCGTCCACAGGATTCTCAACCTTGAGGCCATAGCGCAGGCCAGTCTCGTAGTCTTCGGCTCCGTGTCCTGGGGCCGTATGGACACAGCCGGTCCCCCGGTCTGTGCTGACGTATTCCGCCAGGACCACCGGTACCTCTTTTGGCATCCACGGATGCTGGCAAAGGATGCCTTCCAATTCCGTCCCTGGCCAGGCCCCCCCTGTCACCTTGTACTCGTCCTCGGAGTATCGAAATGCCTTCATGCACGCGGCGACCAGCTCCTGGGACAGAATCAGCTCTCCTGCCGGGGTCTTCACGAGACGGTACATTAGGTTGGGGTTCACGGCAATCGCCTGATTGGCAGGGAGGGTCCAGGGTGTGGTGGTCCATATGACAAAGGACGTTCCGTGGACCGGATTGACGGCAAATTTTCCTTTGGCATCCTTCACTGGAAACTTCACATAAATCGAGGGGGAGCGGTGGTCGTCGTACTCCACCTCTGCTTCGGCCAAAGCAGTCTGGTCGGTGGCGCACCAGTGGACCGGTTTCAGGCCCCGGTAGACGCTGCCCGCCCCGACGAATTTGGCAAGCTCTCGCAGGATGACTGCTTCGTAGTGATAGTCCATGGTTGTATAAGGATGTTCCCAATCCCCCAGCACCCCGAGGCGCTTGAACTCGTCTCGCTGCACGTCGATAAAGCGGGCCGCGTACTCTCGGCAAAGCCGCCGCTTCTCCAGTACGCCGACCGCCTTCGCCCGGTCCCCCAGTTCCTTGTCGACCTGGAGCTCGATGGGTAGGCCATGGCAGTCCCAGCCCGGAACATAGACGGCGTTATAACCCATCATGGACCGGGACTTGACCACTAAGTCTTTCAAGATCTTGT
The sequence above is a segment of the Candidatus Methylomirabilota bacterium genome. Coding sequences within it:
- the ileS gene encoding isoleucine--tRNA ligase, which produces MDYKATLNLPKTSFPMKANLTEREPEILRSWEERGIYHKLRELRADRQLWILHDGPPYANGHIHMGHALNKILKDLVVKSRSMMGYNAVYVPGWDCHGLPIELQVDKELGDRAKAVGVLEKRRLCREYAARFIDVQRDEFKRLGVLGDWEHPYTTMDYHYEAVILRELAKFVGAGSVYRGLKPVHWCATDQTALAEAEVEYDDHRSPSIYVKFPVKDAKGKFAVNPVHGTSFVIWTTTPWTLPANQAIAVNPNLMYRLVKTPAGELILSQELVAACMKAFRYSEDEYKVTGGAWPGTELEGILCQHPWMPKEVPVVLAEYVSTDRGTGCVHTAPGHGAEDYETGLRYGLKVENPVDDEGRFIGDLPLFGGMNVWEANPKIIAELRRRGNLVAEGIVDHSYPHCWRCKNPTIFRATEQWFISMEENNLRQRGLEWVRKVKWIPPWGEERIYNMIQTRPDWCISRQRAWGVPIAAFYCQACHHTLAKQDLMEHVADIMEREGSDVWFLRSAGELLPPDTRCKCGGTEFTKEDDILDVWFDSGVSHAAVLEKRRDLRWPAKMYLEGSDQHRGWFHSSLLAAVGTRDRAPYEEVLTHGFVVDGEGRKMSKSLGNVIAPQEVMAAHGAEILRLWVAAEDYRDDVRLSSEILTRLVEGYRRIRNTCRYLLGNLYDFDPRAHLVPREALLEIDRFILHRLQNLTGRLLRAYDRYEFHILFHAIHNFCAVDLSAFYFDVLKDRVYTFHAASPERRAAQTAMYLILQSLTRLMAPVLSFAAEEVWGYIPRRGDEPESVHLTEFPKVDEAYVDEVLAERWERLLRIRDEGLRALEEARKRKLIGNAVEAKVEIQASPALLPFLQSYEKDLCTILIVSALELKPAPPDGPELSVVVHRAPGQKCERCWTYRETVGSSRDHPTICDRCVAVLGSS